Below is a window of Roseofilum reptotaenium CS-1145 DNA.
CCCAAGTGTATCTCAGAATACGGTTTACCCAAGAAAATGCTCTTATGGTTAAGCGGAGTCCATTCGCGAGAATGTTGGTTAATCCCTAGATCAATTCTAAGAAATCTGAGAAAATTCTTAAGAAATTATAAAACCGTCTAGAATAGTGTGGTGAGTGGAGGAAAATAAAGGTGTTTATCCGATTAGCACACCAACATAGACAATTTGTCCAGGATCTGGTCATGAGCCTTCAGGCGTTGGCTGTTGTTCTGGAGCGCCAAGGGTATTTAGCCTCGTGCTATACCTGTGGAGATCAAATGAATAGCGCATCCTTTATGGTGAGCTTAGGAGATAACCATCTGATTCGGTTTTTGGTTTCTGATTATGGGATTACCTGGACAGAAATGCGCGATGACCGAGAGCTGATGAAACTCGAAGGTGCAGAGGCGATCGCTCAACTGCAAGAGTTAGCCAATCTAGCGAAACGGGATAAACTGCCCGAAGACCCCCCGTTAACGGGTGCGGTTCCTCAAAAGGCAAAGTCTTCTGGCATGAAGGTTCTTCCCAGAGTAGGATAAGAAAATAATCGGTTCTATGATTGAGCGTACTGGTGGATTTTCTGCCAGGATGTTCCTTGTGCGCTTCAGTTGATGGGTAGAAAACAAAGAGTTTGCTGCTTGTCTCTTCATTGCAGGGGACTAGGGTATAGTGACCCTAGAATCTGCATCCTTGAGATAGACTCAAATTCTATAGCAGTGAAAGAGTTGATCAGGACAGTGAGGTTATGGTTTGAGGCAATAGACAATAGAAAATGTCCTAACTCTCCCTTTCTCTGCTATGATGCGATTTCTCTTTAAGCCTGCTATTTATTGATCATTGGGAGATAATTGGCTTAGATCCAATTACTAAGGGCATATTCAGATAGAAATGGGATCATCTAGCAAGTCTAATAGCTGTGCTTCTGTTAGTTGGGTGATGTTTAGTCCTTGTGCCTTGGTTAACTTGGAGCCAGGGTTATCGCCAACAACCACATAATGGGTTTTGGCACTGACAGAACTGCTGACTTTCCCCCCTGCTGCTTCAATACGGGTTTTGGCTTGCGATCGCGTTAAAGTAGGCAGTGTCCCCGTCAGCACAAAGGTTTTGCCGGTGAGAGAAGGAGATGGTAGGGGCGAAAAATTTTTTGCCCCTACAGCAGAGAGGGATAACCCGAGTTCTTGCAACCGTTGGATGAGGGTTTGATTTTCGGGAAGTTGGAACCATTCAGCGATCGCCGCGCTCATTTCT
It encodes the following:
- a CDS encoding DUF1815 family protein; translation: MFIRLAHQHRQFVQDLVMSLQALAVVLERQGYLASCYTCGDQMNSASFMVSLGDNHLIRFLVSDYGITWTEMRDDRELMKLEGAEAIAQLQELANLAKRDKLPEDPPLTGAVPQKAKSSGMKVLPRVG